The following are from one region of the Salmo trutta chromosome 20, fSalTru1.1, whole genome shotgun sequence genome:
- the LOC115155803 gene encoding MORC family CW-type zinc finger protein 3 isoform X1 produces MASQRGVPISKLCPKFLHTNSTSHTWPFSAIAELIDNAYDPDVNAKQFWIDKTQIKEQDCLIFMDNGNGLDYERMHKMLSFGYSDKRVINGKHPIGLYGNGFKSGSMRLGKDAIVFSKSQDGDTMQVGMLSQSYLAQIKADEIIVPIISFQCLPHSQFSVNEKHKASLQDILRYSIFKTENELLEELKAISSTGSSGTRIIVWNLRRTITGPTEFDFTTFSDDIKIPLDVLESNSEQYRQSELLTKPESYYSLRAYCSILYLKPRMQIIIRGQKVKTELISKSLAYIAKDHYKPNFVNRRIPVTFGYNTKSKDQYGIMMYHKNRLIKAYERVGVQLKANIQGLGVIGVIECNFLEPTHNKQDFDNTDKYRKTINNLGVKLEDYWKEIRFKRNKEDPSSTTPVEDTMKRPDQNWVQCDTCLRWRKLPDGIDCKRLPKEWFCHMNPDPQFRSCTVDEEPEDSDDQPSYQKTHKQHERNIKMKQDKKQQQDEDEQKAEQMQIKALAQNKTLKHQRISCLTKASRSTPPPPSTPPPPSTPPPPSTPPPPSTPPARSTPPAWSTPPARSTPSNPRMKRTLAMTPESETKRPRLNGFHNNTPMETVSPTAETTMSSTSVVISIDNDDDNIMDDDDIMILEINSTPIQKKATFDLAMVKSESRAMETPSGTGNVKTSCTGTSSVETGTAATSYSPPPPSSEQVSITTQTEIWSKVKDEDEEHKEKREKEYKGRDKTEPGPSTPNPPSAGPSTPGPSSSGPSAPDPSDHSMIDFRNLSEAQEQQDQLLELMQAAAHERDQFKEQVNKLTTQLHNLEGSMQELSQATVKSEYCHQACQTGEGGEEGEQSERIKVEIIEEERGNLWSLCETLQQDVVELRREKQEWEREKQEREKQEKEKQEKEKQLTEKQESEGAQASAAQAERLRELRRSVGRLLVTFVPALDLEQVNYDCSVIDEILDQVLTDVESMGPV; encoded by the exons CTATGTCCAAAGTTCCTCCACACAAACTCCACCAGCCACACCTGGCCCTTCAGCGCCATCGCTGAACTAATAG ACAATGCCTATGATCCTGATGTTAACGCCAAGCAGTTCTGGATTGATAAGACCCAGATCAAAGAGCAAGACTGCCTCATCTTCATGGACAATGGAAATGGATTGGACTATGAAAGGATGCACAAGATGCTCAG cTTCGGTTACAGTGATAAGAGAGTCATAAATGGCAAGCACCCGATTGGTCTCTATGGTAACGGCTTCAAGTCCGGGTCCATGCGTCTGGGGAAAGATGCCATTGTGTTCTCCAAGTCGCAAGATGGAGACACCATGCAAGTAGGCATGCTCTCCCAGAGCTACCTGGCACAGATCAAAGCAGACGAGATCATTGTGCCCATCATCTCCTTCCAATGTCTCCCACACAGCCAGT TCTCTGTGAATGAGAAGCACAAGGCTAGTCTGCAGGACATCCTGCGCTACTCTATCTTTAAAACGGAGAACGAGCTGCTCGAGGAGCTCAAAGCCATCAGCTCCACAGGCTCCTCGGGAACACGCATTATCGTCTGGAACCTGcgcag GACGATAACAGGACCGACAGAATTTGATTTCACGACATTCAGCGACGACATCAAAATCCCATTGGATGTGTTGGAGAGCAACAGTGAACAATACAGACAGTCAGAGCTGCTCACAAAACCAGAGAGTTATTACTCGCTACGT GCATACTGCAGTATTCTGTACCTGAAGCCCCGGATGCAGATCATAATTCGAGGTCAGAAAGTGAAGACTGAGCTCATCTCCAAGAGCCTGGCTTACATTGCTAAGGACCATTACAAGCCCAACTTTGTG AACAGACGCATCCCCGTGACCTTTGGGTACAACACCAAGAGCAAGGACCAATACGGCATCATGATGTACCACAAAAACCGCCTTATCAAAGCCTATGAGCGAGTGGGCGTTCAACTCAAG GCCAACATCCAAGGTCTCGGGGTCATTGGGGTCATCGAGTGTAACTTTCTGGAGCCCACCCACAACAAGCAGGATTTTGACAATACTGACAAATACAG GAAAACCATCAACAACTTGGGGGTAAAGCTGGAGGACTACTGGAAAGAGATACGCTTTAAGAGAAACAAAGAAGATCCTAGCAGCACCACACCAGTGGAAGACACCAT GAAACGTCCAGACCAGAACTGGGTGCAGTGTGACACCTGCTTGCGCTGGAGGAAGCTGCCAGATGGAATTGATTGCAAACGGCTCCCAAAGGAGTGGTTCTGCCACATGAACCCTGACCCCCAGTTCAG GAGCTGCACGGTAGACGAAGAGCCTGAAGACTCCGATGACCAACCTTCATACCAGAAAACCCACAAGCAACA TGAAAGGAACATCAAAATGAAGCAGGATAAGAAACAACAACAG gatgaAGATGAGCAGAAGGCAGAGCAGATGCAGATTAAGGCACTGGCTCAGAACAAGACTCTGAAGCACCAGAGGATCTCTTGCCTCACCAAAGCAT CCCGGTCAACCCCTCCGCCCCCGTCAACCCCTCCGCCGCCGTCAACCCCTCCGCCCCCGTCAACCCCTCCGCCCCCGTCAACCCCTCCGGCCCGGTCAACCCCTCCGGCCTGGTCAACCCCTCCGGCCCGGTCAACCCCTTCAAATCCAAG AATGAAGAGAACCCTGGCCATGACCCCTGAAAGTGAGACAAAAAGACCCAGGTTGAATGGTTTCCACAACAACACCCCCATGGAGACTGTATCACCGACTGCAGAAACAACCATGTCATCCACGTCAGTCGTCATCTCTATTGACAATGACGACGATAACATCATGGATGACGATGACATTATGATCTTGGAGATCAACAGCACCCCTATTCAAAAGAAGGCAACCTTTGACCTTGCCATGGTAAAATCAGAGAGCAGGGCTATGGAGACACCTTCTGGCACTGGCAACGTTAAAACTAGCTGCACAGGAACAAGCTCTGTGGAGACGGGAACTGCGGCGACCAGCTACTCCCCTCCACCACCTTCCTCAGAGCAGGTGAGCATCACCACCCAGACAGAGATATGGAGCAAAGTGAAGGACGAAGATGAGGAGCACAAGGAGAAAAGGGAGAAGGAGTATAAAGGGAGGGACAAAACCGAACCAGGCCCTTCCACACCAAACCCACCCTCTGCTGGCCCATCCACACCAGGCCCATCCTCTTCTGGTCCATCCGCCCCAGACCCATCAGACCATTCTATGATTGACTTCCGTAACCTGTCAGAGGCCCAGGAGCAGCAGGACCAGCTGCTGGAGCTCATGCAGGCTGCAGCCCACGAGAGGGACCAGTTCAAGGAGCAAGTCAACAAGTTGACCACCCAGCTCCATAACCTGGAGGGCAGCATGCAGGAGCTCTCCCAGGCCACTGTGAAGAGCGAGTACTGCCACCAGGCCTGTCAGActggagaaggaggggaagaAGGAGAGCAGTCGGAGAGGATTAAG GTTGAGAttatagaggaggagaggggcaaTCTCTGGTCTCTTTGTGAGACGCTGCAGCAGGACGTGGTGGAGCTGAGGAGGGAGAAacaagagtgggagagagagaaacaggagagagagaaacaggagaaagagaaacaagagaaagagaaacagctGACAGAGAAACAGGAGAGCGAGGGAGCTCAGGCATCAGCTGCCCAGGCAGAGAG actgaGGGAGCTTCGGAGGAGCGTTGGTCGTCTCCTGGTCACGTTTGTCCCAGCGCTGGACCTCGAACAAGTAAACTATGACTGTTCAGTCATTGACGAGATCCTCGACCAGGTTCTTACTGACGTGGAGTCCATGGGGCCTGTGTAG
- the LOC115155803 gene encoding MORC family CW-type zinc finger protein 3 isoform X2, protein MQMKAVTLFRDNAYDPDVNAKQFWIDKTQIKEQDCLIFMDNGNGLDYERMHKMLSFGYSDKRVINGKHPIGLYGNGFKSGSMRLGKDAIVFSKSQDGDTMQVGMLSQSYLAQIKADEIIVPIISFQCLPHSQFSVNEKHKASLQDILRYSIFKTENELLEELKAISSTGSSGTRIIVWNLRRTITGPTEFDFTTFSDDIKIPLDVLESNSEQYRQSELLTKPESYYSLRAYCSILYLKPRMQIIIRGQKVKTELISKSLAYIAKDHYKPNFVNRRIPVTFGYNTKSKDQYGIMMYHKNRLIKAYERVGVQLKANIQGLGVIGVIECNFLEPTHNKQDFDNTDKYRKTINNLGVKLEDYWKEIRFKRNKEDPSSTTPVEDTMKRPDQNWVQCDTCLRWRKLPDGIDCKRLPKEWFCHMNPDPQFRSCTVDEEPEDSDDQPSYQKTHKQHERNIKMKQDKKQQQDEDEQKAEQMQIKALAQNKTLKHQRISCLTKASRSTPPPPSTPPPPSTPPPPSTPPPPSTPPARSTPPAWSTPPARSTPSNPRMKRTLAMTPESETKRPRLNGFHNNTPMETVSPTAETTMSSTSVVISIDNDDDNIMDDDDIMILEINSTPIQKKATFDLAMVKSESRAMETPSGTGNVKTSCTGTSSVETGTAATSYSPPPPSSEQVSITTQTEIWSKVKDEDEEHKEKREKEYKGRDKTEPGPSTPNPPSAGPSTPGPSSSGPSAPDPSDHSMIDFRNLSEAQEQQDQLLELMQAAAHERDQFKEQVNKLTTQLHNLEGSMQELSQATVKSEYCHQACQTGEGGEEGEQSERIKVEIIEEERGNLWSLCETLQQDVVELRREKQEWEREKQEREKQEKEKQEKEKQLTEKQESEGAQASAAQAERLRELRRSVGRLLVTFVPALDLEQVNYDCSVIDEILDQVLTDVESMGPV, encoded by the exons ATGCAAATGAAGGCTGTCACTTTGTTCAGAG ACAATGCCTATGATCCTGATGTTAACGCCAAGCAGTTCTGGATTGATAAGACCCAGATCAAAGAGCAAGACTGCCTCATCTTCATGGACAATGGAAATGGATTGGACTATGAAAGGATGCACAAGATGCTCAG cTTCGGTTACAGTGATAAGAGAGTCATAAATGGCAAGCACCCGATTGGTCTCTATGGTAACGGCTTCAAGTCCGGGTCCATGCGTCTGGGGAAAGATGCCATTGTGTTCTCCAAGTCGCAAGATGGAGACACCATGCAAGTAGGCATGCTCTCCCAGAGCTACCTGGCACAGATCAAAGCAGACGAGATCATTGTGCCCATCATCTCCTTCCAATGTCTCCCACACAGCCAGT TCTCTGTGAATGAGAAGCACAAGGCTAGTCTGCAGGACATCCTGCGCTACTCTATCTTTAAAACGGAGAACGAGCTGCTCGAGGAGCTCAAAGCCATCAGCTCCACAGGCTCCTCGGGAACACGCATTATCGTCTGGAACCTGcgcag GACGATAACAGGACCGACAGAATTTGATTTCACGACATTCAGCGACGACATCAAAATCCCATTGGATGTGTTGGAGAGCAACAGTGAACAATACAGACAGTCAGAGCTGCTCACAAAACCAGAGAGTTATTACTCGCTACGT GCATACTGCAGTATTCTGTACCTGAAGCCCCGGATGCAGATCATAATTCGAGGTCAGAAAGTGAAGACTGAGCTCATCTCCAAGAGCCTGGCTTACATTGCTAAGGACCATTACAAGCCCAACTTTGTG AACAGACGCATCCCCGTGACCTTTGGGTACAACACCAAGAGCAAGGACCAATACGGCATCATGATGTACCACAAAAACCGCCTTATCAAAGCCTATGAGCGAGTGGGCGTTCAACTCAAG GCCAACATCCAAGGTCTCGGGGTCATTGGGGTCATCGAGTGTAACTTTCTGGAGCCCACCCACAACAAGCAGGATTTTGACAATACTGACAAATACAG GAAAACCATCAACAACTTGGGGGTAAAGCTGGAGGACTACTGGAAAGAGATACGCTTTAAGAGAAACAAAGAAGATCCTAGCAGCACCACACCAGTGGAAGACACCAT GAAACGTCCAGACCAGAACTGGGTGCAGTGTGACACCTGCTTGCGCTGGAGGAAGCTGCCAGATGGAATTGATTGCAAACGGCTCCCAAAGGAGTGGTTCTGCCACATGAACCCTGACCCCCAGTTCAG GAGCTGCACGGTAGACGAAGAGCCTGAAGACTCCGATGACCAACCTTCATACCAGAAAACCCACAAGCAACA TGAAAGGAACATCAAAATGAAGCAGGATAAGAAACAACAACAG gatgaAGATGAGCAGAAGGCAGAGCAGATGCAGATTAAGGCACTGGCTCAGAACAAGACTCTGAAGCACCAGAGGATCTCTTGCCTCACCAAAGCAT CCCGGTCAACCCCTCCGCCCCCGTCAACCCCTCCGCCGCCGTCAACCCCTCCGCCCCCGTCAACCCCTCCGCCCCCGTCAACCCCTCCGGCCCGGTCAACCCCTCCGGCCTGGTCAACCCCTCCGGCCCGGTCAACCCCTTCAAATCCAAG AATGAAGAGAACCCTGGCCATGACCCCTGAAAGTGAGACAAAAAGACCCAGGTTGAATGGTTTCCACAACAACACCCCCATGGAGACTGTATCACCGACTGCAGAAACAACCATGTCATCCACGTCAGTCGTCATCTCTATTGACAATGACGACGATAACATCATGGATGACGATGACATTATGATCTTGGAGATCAACAGCACCCCTATTCAAAAGAAGGCAACCTTTGACCTTGCCATGGTAAAATCAGAGAGCAGGGCTATGGAGACACCTTCTGGCACTGGCAACGTTAAAACTAGCTGCACAGGAACAAGCTCTGTGGAGACGGGAACTGCGGCGACCAGCTACTCCCCTCCACCACCTTCCTCAGAGCAGGTGAGCATCACCACCCAGACAGAGATATGGAGCAAAGTGAAGGACGAAGATGAGGAGCACAAGGAGAAAAGGGAGAAGGAGTATAAAGGGAGGGACAAAACCGAACCAGGCCCTTCCACACCAAACCCACCCTCTGCTGGCCCATCCACACCAGGCCCATCCTCTTCTGGTCCATCCGCCCCAGACCCATCAGACCATTCTATGATTGACTTCCGTAACCTGTCAGAGGCCCAGGAGCAGCAGGACCAGCTGCTGGAGCTCATGCAGGCTGCAGCCCACGAGAGGGACCAGTTCAAGGAGCAAGTCAACAAGTTGACCACCCAGCTCCATAACCTGGAGGGCAGCATGCAGGAGCTCTCCCAGGCCACTGTGAAGAGCGAGTACTGCCACCAGGCCTGTCAGActggagaaggaggggaagaAGGAGAGCAGTCGGAGAGGATTAAG GTTGAGAttatagaggaggagaggggcaaTCTCTGGTCTCTTTGTGAGACGCTGCAGCAGGACGTGGTGGAGCTGAGGAGGGAGAAacaagagtgggagagagagaaacaggagagagagaaacaggagaaagagaaacaagagaaagagaaacagctGACAGAGAAACAGGAGAGCGAGGGAGCTCAGGCATCAGCTGCCCAGGCAGAGAG actgaGGGAGCTTCGGAGGAGCGTTGGTCGTCTCCTGGTCACGTTTGTCCCAGCGCTGGACCTCGAACAAGTAAACTATGACTGTTCAGTCATTGACGAGATCCTCGACCAGGTTCTTACTGACGTGGAGTCCATGGGGCCTGTGTAG
- the LOC115155803 gene encoding MORC family CW-type zinc finger protein 3 isoform X3, with translation MDNGNGLDYERMHKMLSFGYSDKRVINGKHPIGLYGNGFKSGSMRLGKDAIVFSKSQDGDTMQVGMLSQSYLAQIKADEIIVPIISFQCLPHSQFSVNEKHKASLQDILRYSIFKTENELLEELKAISSTGSSGTRIIVWNLRRTITGPTEFDFTTFSDDIKIPLDVLESNSEQYRQSELLTKPESYYSLRAYCSILYLKPRMQIIIRGQKVKTELISKSLAYIAKDHYKPNFVNRRIPVTFGYNTKSKDQYGIMMYHKNRLIKAYERVGVQLKANIQGLGVIGVIECNFLEPTHNKQDFDNTDKYRKTINNLGVKLEDYWKEIRFKRNKEDPSSTTPVEDTMKRPDQNWVQCDTCLRWRKLPDGIDCKRLPKEWFCHMNPDPQFRSCTVDEEPEDSDDQPSYQKTHKQHERNIKMKQDKKQQQDEDEQKAEQMQIKALAQNKTLKHQRISCLTKASRSTPPPPSTPPPPSTPPPPSTPPPPSTPPARSTPPAWSTPPARSTPSNPRMKRTLAMTPESETKRPRLNGFHNNTPMETVSPTAETTMSSTSVVISIDNDDDNIMDDDDIMILEINSTPIQKKATFDLAMVKSESRAMETPSGTGNVKTSCTGTSSVETGTAATSYSPPPPSSEQVSITTQTEIWSKVKDEDEEHKEKREKEYKGRDKTEPGPSTPNPPSAGPSTPGPSSSGPSAPDPSDHSMIDFRNLSEAQEQQDQLLELMQAAAHERDQFKEQVNKLTTQLHNLEGSMQELSQATVKSEYCHQACQTGEGGEEGEQSERIKVEIIEEERGNLWSLCETLQQDVVELRREKQEWEREKQEREKQEKEKQEKEKQLTEKQESEGAQASAAQAERLRELRRSVGRLLVTFVPALDLEQVNYDCSVIDEILDQVLTDVESMGPV, from the exons ATGGACAATGGAAATGGATTGGACTATGAAAGGATGCACAAGATGCTCAG cTTCGGTTACAGTGATAAGAGAGTCATAAATGGCAAGCACCCGATTGGTCTCTATGGTAACGGCTTCAAGTCCGGGTCCATGCGTCTGGGGAAAGATGCCATTGTGTTCTCCAAGTCGCAAGATGGAGACACCATGCAAGTAGGCATGCTCTCCCAGAGCTACCTGGCACAGATCAAAGCAGACGAGATCATTGTGCCCATCATCTCCTTCCAATGTCTCCCACACAGCCAGT TCTCTGTGAATGAGAAGCACAAGGCTAGTCTGCAGGACATCCTGCGCTACTCTATCTTTAAAACGGAGAACGAGCTGCTCGAGGAGCTCAAAGCCATCAGCTCCACAGGCTCCTCGGGAACACGCATTATCGTCTGGAACCTGcgcag GACGATAACAGGACCGACAGAATTTGATTTCACGACATTCAGCGACGACATCAAAATCCCATTGGATGTGTTGGAGAGCAACAGTGAACAATACAGACAGTCAGAGCTGCTCACAAAACCAGAGAGTTATTACTCGCTACGT GCATACTGCAGTATTCTGTACCTGAAGCCCCGGATGCAGATCATAATTCGAGGTCAGAAAGTGAAGACTGAGCTCATCTCCAAGAGCCTGGCTTACATTGCTAAGGACCATTACAAGCCCAACTTTGTG AACAGACGCATCCCCGTGACCTTTGGGTACAACACCAAGAGCAAGGACCAATACGGCATCATGATGTACCACAAAAACCGCCTTATCAAAGCCTATGAGCGAGTGGGCGTTCAACTCAAG GCCAACATCCAAGGTCTCGGGGTCATTGGGGTCATCGAGTGTAACTTTCTGGAGCCCACCCACAACAAGCAGGATTTTGACAATACTGACAAATACAG GAAAACCATCAACAACTTGGGGGTAAAGCTGGAGGACTACTGGAAAGAGATACGCTTTAAGAGAAACAAAGAAGATCCTAGCAGCACCACACCAGTGGAAGACACCAT GAAACGTCCAGACCAGAACTGGGTGCAGTGTGACACCTGCTTGCGCTGGAGGAAGCTGCCAGATGGAATTGATTGCAAACGGCTCCCAAAGGAGTGGTTCTGCCACATGAACCCTGACCCCCAGTTCAG GAGCTGCACGGTAGACGAAGAGCCTGAAGACTCCGATGACCAACCTTCATACCAGAAAACCCACAAGCAACA TGAAAGGAACATCAAAATGAAGCAGGATAAGAAACAACAACAG gatgaAGATGAGCAGAAGGCAGAGCAGATGCAGATTAAGGCACTGGCTCAGAACAAGACTCTGAAGCACCAGAGGATCTCTTGCCTCACCAAAGCAT CCCGGTCAACCCCTCCGCCCCCGTCAACCCCTCCGCCGCCGTCAACCCCTCCGCCCCCGTCAACCCCTCCGCCCCCGTCAACCCCTCCGGCCCGGTCAACCCCTCCGGCCTGGTCAACCCCTCCGGCCCGGTCAACCCCTTCAAATCCAAG AATGAAGAGAACCCTGGCCATGACCCCTGAAAGTGAGACAAAAAGACCCAGGTTGAATGGTTTCCACAACAACACCCCCATGGAGACTGTATCACCGACTGCAGAAACAACCATGTCATCCACGTCAGTCGTCATCTCTATTGACAATGACGACGATAACATCATGGATGACGATGACATTATGATCTTGGAGATCAACAGCACCCCTATTCAAAAGAAGGCAACCTTTGACCTTGCCATGGTAAAATCAGAGAGCAGGGCTATGGAGACACCTTCTGGCACTGGCAACGTTAAAACTAGCTGCACAGGAACAAGCTCTGTGGAGACGGGAACTGCGGCGACCAGCTACTCCCCTCCACCACCTTCCTCAGAGCAGGTGAGCATCACCACCCAGACAGAGATATGGAGCAAAGTGAAGGACGAAGATGAGGAGCACAAGGAGAAAAGGGAGAAGGAGTATAAAGGGAGGGACAAAACCGAACCAGGCCCTTCCACACCAAACCCACCCTCTGCTGGCCCATCCACACCAGGCCCATCCTCTTCTGGTCCATCCGCCCCAGACCCATCAGACCATTCTATGATTGACTTCCGTAACCTGTCAGAGGCCCAGGAGCAGCAGGACCAGCTGCTGGAGCTCATGCAGGCTGCAGCCCACGAGAGGGACCAGTTCAAGGAGCAAGTCAACAAGTTGACCACCCAGCTCCATAACCTGGAGGGCAGCATGCAGGAGCTCTCCCAGGCCACTGTGAAGAGCGAGTACTGCCACCAGGCCTGTCAGActggagaaggaggggaagaAGGAGAGCAGTCGGAGAGGATTAAG GTTGAGAttatagaggaggagaggggcaaTCTCTGGTCTCTTTGTGAGACGCTGCAGCAGGACGTGGTGGAGCTGAGGAGGGAGAAacaagagtgggagagagagaaacaggagagagagaaacaggagaaagagaaacaagagaaagagaaacagctGACAGAGAAACAGGAGAGCGAGGGAGCTCAGGCATCAGCTGCCCAGGCAGAGAG actgaGGGAGCTTCGGAGGAGCGTTGGTCGTCTCCTGGTCACGTTTGTCCCAGCGCTGGACCTCGAACAAGTAAACTATGACTGTTCAGTCATTGACGAGATCCTCGACCAGGTTCTTACTGACGTGGAGTCCATGGGGCCTGTGTAG